The DNA sequence GAGCTACTATCCCATTATTCAAGAGATAGGTATGCCACTTCTCCACTATTATAACTTGCCCGTTTCAACTTCCGTCAGTTTCCTCAATCTATGATGATCCTTCAACTTTTCATTCCCGACCGACAGCAGGCGATGATTCGGAAGCCTTTTTCCAAAGAACAACTCCCTTATTCCGGTCCACATCGGCAATGAAATTTGTCCTGCTCATGTAATGCAAATTGGCTGGGAAGTATTGTTATTGCATTACAGAAAAGGTCTACGTCATACGACAAGAAACAATGATTCATCCATAATCGATAATCGTCACTCAGCCAGCAGAAGTTTACCTTCATACAGGCCAAACCAGGAAATATGGTGTGATTCTTGATCTATCACTGCACTCTCAAATGCTTTTCACTCATCGTGGTTTTCCAGCAAACAGTATATGGCTTATATGCTTCTTTTACTCCCTCATTAGTTCGTCCTCCATCCCTTTGTCTTATCAGGCGATATCGCCTTCTTTTGATCAATATCGATGAGACTTTCTAGTACCGCCTTCTCGAATTCTTCATAATATTACCGTTCAACGAATCAGATCCATCCTTTGTCTTATCAAACCAACTTCATGCTCAGGCATGAAAGTTTGGTGCTGGGGAGGGATAGAGTAAGAACATAAGTGTCAGGGGGCTATCTCTTCTGGCGATAGCCTTCAACAGGTTAGGGACAACAAATGATCCGAGGGCCTCTTTAAATAGGCAGCCAGATCAATGCCGGAAGATGATAGCTTTAAGTAGACGAAGAATACTTGTTGTCAAGAGATAGCCCCCTGACAGTATAGTGGATCGGCGGGGTGCTCTCCTAAGCCGACCGGCCTTGAGCTTTTGCTTGACGTTCATTGCGAGCCTGAAAAAGTCCGCAGGTGGCGAGCGTATGACCAGAATTGGCGCAATACTTGCAGAGTCCTTGAGTAAGACGACGagctttttcctcctctgtcAAGGGTTCACGGgggcgagaaggagaagagctGACAGCGGGTggagtggaggaagatgactTTGGTTGATGGACCATGGAAGGTTCGGTTTTGAAATTAGACCTGTCCGCAGATCTAGCACGAAGACGATTGTCGAGCGCAGTAGCCCAGTCAATGAGTTCGTTGAGATTTGTTGGTTCGAACTGGGCACGCGCGAGTTCGTCTTGGAGATTGTCGGACAGTTTTTCAATGGCCTTGTCGACCAAAATTTCATTATCGCCAGACCAACCAAGGATGGCTGTAAGACGCTGAAATTctatgaagaaggaattggCACTCGAAGTTTGTCGGAGTCGGCGAAGGCTTCGTCGGGCGGTGCCCTTCTCGTCAGCAGCACCCCATGTTCGCCTGATGAGTAAGGAACGAGGCGTAATCCGTAAGGATCAGGGGTTGAGGCTGCTGGATGATATAAGGttggaaggatgagaggaCGGGACCGCGAAGATTTGTCAAAATGAAAGTGATCTTGGTCTTATCACTGGGGAAGGACGAAGGGTAAGCGTCGAAGTAGAGCTGGGTAGTGGCTGGTATTGAGGGAAGATGCGGGGTAGACCCAGACAAACTTCGAGTGccaattccttcttcatagAATTTCGTCAGTTATCACTCAACATTCCGTCTCCTagaatgatgaagacttttgcgaaggaagaattaTTAATGATTATGAAAGATAGACTCACATGGCAAGCAGGGTCCCAATGGTGAGCCTTTGCGGCATGAAGTTTGACGTTGGCCGTGGCCTTGTCACTTACTGACATCTCATACTTCCGGCCCAAATCAGGATCTCCCAACTCTCTAGCCGTCTGCAGCCCAGCTCTCACTTTCGCTTGGTCACTATGCAGTCCATGCTTTAGCGCTTTGCGAGCCGTCTTAGCTAGTCTCTCTTCGATCCAAGGCGGCATTAAGTACCGCGCGAGGTTATTATCTCGTCTGTGATCACTACATTACATAAATACTCCTCGCTCATCGCTCATCTCCGTCCGTCCGCCTATCTACACGTGGCTCGGCAATAAATTAATTAATCAAAAATCTGATTCGTTGGGCTATAATTAAGCGACCAAAACAAACCAGAACATTCGCGGCTGGAGGCgcaaaggcaaagtgcCACTTGATCGGCTATTGTCGGCGATACGCGATTTTATTATGGAAGGCGCGGGCGGTGACGAGCAAGGATGTCATTCGCCACTCCTTGTCTGATTAGAAATTAATACGAAAACAGGCTCGGCGCTCGGCGTTCGATGGGTGGAGGTAATTTTAATTGGAGATAATTCTGATTATTAGGGATCTGATTACGATTTAATGGGCTTGTATTATGGCAAATTGCGTCGCTGCGTCACTCCTCGGCGCCGGGCGCTTACTTTTTATTACAAGGAGTCATCCATTTCTCAACGGCAAGCAGTTAAGatctttcttcatcgcctctCCAACTCCAACTTATCgttccatcttctcaaaaGCTTTTACACctttattttttcttttacAAGACACACTACAAAGCAGAGACAAGTTTTAACAAGAAGCAACAAAGATGATGCGAAACACTATCCTCCGATCGACCGCCGCTATGgcttccacctctttcgCTCGACCTGCTGTTCGAGCTCGACCTGTACTCGCCGCTGCTCGAACGATGGGTGCCGGCGCTGGTGTTTCCAAGAGGGGATACCACGCCAAGGTCATTGACCACTATGAGAATCCTCGTAACGTGAGTACTTTTCTACTTTGTTAGCAAGTGTTGTGCGTTTCCGAGAGGATTTCATTGGTCGAGTGGAGAGGCGGTAATATTATAAGAAACTGTTAAGAATGTGAAATAGCTGACTGATGGtatttgttgttgctgtagGTTGGCAACCTTCCCAAGGGTGACTTTGATGTTGGAACTGGTCTTGTTGGTGCCCCCGCCTGTGGCGAGTGAGTCAAAATTTCATTCtatttccatcttccagcATCCATCTATTTACCGTCGTCTCGATTGTAACTCTTCACGTATACAGCCGCTGACTGTTCTCTTCGTACCTAGCGTTATGAAGCTTCAAATCCGAGTAGGCGAAGACGGTGTCATCAGCGAAGTCAAGTTCAAGACGTTCGGTTGTGGTTCTGCTATCGCCTCATCGTCATATATGACTGAACGAGTAAAGGGCATGACCCTTGATCAGGCGGGTGCGGTGAAGAACACTGAGATTGCCAAGGAGCTCTGTCTTCCTCCTGTAAAGTGTGAGTCAAGCTTCCTGTTTCCCAGTATTCTGTCATCCCAAAAAAACGCTGTGTATTTTCGGCGTTTCGGCCGAGCACATCCTTTGGGTTTTTGGAACTGGACTTGGGGATCATTAAGTTTGTGATGAAGTTTTGCTGATGGACCTGTCTCCCTTATAGTGCACTGCTCTCTCCTTGCGGAAGATGCTATCAAGTCTGCCATCAAGGACTACCAGACCAAGCGAGCTCAGCGACTTGCATCTGCCAACGCTACtcttgcctcttcatcgtctcaGCCTCAACAGGCTGCTGCGTAAATTTATGAGAGGTGCTTGTAGGATTCTGGATGTGCGAGTCAAACAGATGGTAGTTTTGGGGAAAGTGTAGCGTTATATGTGGATTTTTGGTCTTCTCTGAGATTAAGATATGACGATTAGCAGCAAAATGTACGATTTATGCAGTGGTTTTCTTTCTGGCTCTGTTAGAATAAAGTGCAAAGCGTAGTAATAATAATGGTTTGTATTGTGGTGCACAGCGTTTGTAATGAGAACGACGGCAATGTGGTGCAATTTTGTAATGGGGAGGTCTGGGAAGGCCTGGACTCTAAACTAAATTACGCGGTGGAGGTGGGAGGATGATCTGAATTGAAATAAAAGAGGGTTTCCTATTGTCGGCTGCATACTCTCCAAGACCCCGCAGCGCTACCCGCAACAATAATTTCTGCTAGAGGAGCgttctttttgtttgttttttgcaaggaaaagacagACGGACTGGAGAGGACAGTGAGTTGTGTAAGCCAGCGAGCGGGTGGAGGAGCGGCGTTGACCCCGTCCAGTTGCAGATAACAACCACAAACATCCCTGGATAATTCTCAAGAGAACGCCGCTCTCTCGCCACCTCGacactccttcctccccatACACCAACAACCCCCCCGCCATAGCCTGCCCTGCAAATATCCACCCGGAATCAAATAGAGCTCAGCCACGCAAGCATCCCATGTCGTCTCTCGCGTCCGCTCCCCCTACAGCATCCATACCCGCCTCCGACTCCTACAACTCCCCCGTCCAGTCCTCCGGCCCAGGTTTAAGCAACGGCAACAGTACTCCGTCAAAGTGGAAGAGTGTCTTTAAACTTGGGAGGACAGCGACAATAGGGAGGGGTAAAGAGAATAGATCAGCGTTGGGTGGTGAGAGCTTTGTGCTGGATAACAAGGAACAACAGTCATTTGCAGGTGAAGTCTCGCCTGCGGTGCCAACAGAACCTTACCTTCCCCCTCGTAAAACACAACTTCGCGCTCATACCGACCCTTACCCACCTAAATCGCCCAGCGTCAAAAACAACCCTGGTAGTGTGAGCGTTGAACACTTTGATTCTAAAGTACTTCACGAAGAAGGCATGCCGAAGacgagagaagagggttCGAGTGAGAGTTTCAATGTCCATCTCAACTCGAGTAATGGAAATCTCCAAACAACATCGACCTCGGGTGAACAGTCGCGACCTTATTCGTCTGTGACGGATTCTGCGTCTGCATCTACTACAGAGCGTACTTCGCATTCTTCCGGCGGTCACTTCCTCCCGGGAGATGGGAGTTTACATGGTGTCGCCTCGTCAAACACCTACGGGACCGCGTCTACTCGTTCACCCACTGGCGGTCCGCTTGGGATTGGGAACTTGAAAAGCCGATTTTTCTCAGCACCCTTATCTGCACCAGCGGGTAAGAACAAGCACGATAAGAGTAAGAGCGAAAAGTACCGTGGTCTAGGAAAAGTCGCTACCGATTTCCCCCAGTCCACCGCACCACCATCCAGTGCAGGAGGAGCGTCAAGCagtggtggagggaggaagaagagtgatgGTTCATCGTCGCTTTCGTCGAGAGGCGCAGCGTCACCGCGAACGCCCGCGAAATCGAAGCGCGAACCGTCAGCCAACTCTTCTAGGCGAATGCCGTTTGGGCAGACTAACGATAATGGAAGCAACTCTGGATCAGTAGCCGCGAGGTTTCTCCGACGGGTGGTCTCTGCCCCAAACACAAAagccctcttctccaataaCCTTTTCAGCAACGCTCCTGATGTACCGCCATTACCTGCACCCAAGAATCAGCCTAACAGCTCAACTtccagcaaggaaaagtcCTCATCACCTGTAGTGATCGTCGGCAACTCTGGAGGACATATCGACCTCACTTCTTCCCCGGATAGCGACCACCCGCCATCTATCAGTCCATTAtccaactcttccacaATGTATACCTCGCAGACATCACATACCCCCTCAGCCTCAGCCTCAGCGACTCCTACCCCCTCGCCTCTCAAGCAGAAGAACCATTTTTTGAGCCCGACGGCTTCTCCTAGTCCGGGTCAAGGATCGGGGCTTTCTGCCAAAGGAACAAGAGCGAGTAGGAGCTTGACGACAGGTACGGCGCCGGTACTGAAAAATATCAGACAGCTCCAGGGATATTCGGGGTCAAGTCCCGGGGGAGGTGGGTATATGGATGGGGAGAGCAGGCATAAGCAGGTATTTAAGAGGACGTATAGTAGTAATTCTATAAAGACCAAACAGGTGAGCTAGTTTGTCTGGCTGGTGACAAAGTATGCGGAATTGAGATTTTACTGACGAATGTCCGTTTAGGTTGAAGTGACGGCGTCATCGTTCCAGAAGATAAAACTGCTGGGTAAAGGAGATGTTGGGAAAGTGTATTtggtgagggagaagaagacggataAGCTGTTTGCTATGAAGGGTGCGTCCCATTTATCCATTTATCCCTTTCGAAGCATCCCCATTGACATTAATTGTCTAGTGTTATcgaaaaaggagatgatCAAGCGAAACAAGATCAAACGCGCTCTCGCTGAGCAAGAAATCCTCGCAACAGCAAACCACCCATTCATCGTCACCTTGTTCCACTCGTTCCAATCGCAAGAttacctcttcttcgttcttgATTACTGTATGGGCGGTGAATTCTTCCGTGCGTTGCAGACGAGACCGGGGAAATGTTTGTCGGAGGAGCATGCCAAGTTTTATGCGGCGGAAGTAACGGCAGCATTAGAGTATCTTCATTTGAATGGGTATATCTACCGCGATTTGAAACCTGAGAGTAAGCATTTCTTACCCTCTGTTTTTCCTGAAGCACTAGGCACTGACACGCACGTTCACTGTGATTTTAgatatcctcctccaccagtCGGGACATATCATGCTTTCTGATTTCGACCTCTCAAAGCAGTCTGGTGAAGCGGGTGGTGCGCCAGCAGCTATACGTCATGGTGGACCTAACGGCGTGAGTACCTGATCTGGTTTCCGTCCTTCCAATCGAGTATGGGTGCTTACCAAAGTTCTGGGGAAAACTAGCAAACGATACTGGTAGATACGCGTTCGTGTATAGCGGATTTCAGAACCAACTCGTTTGTCGGTACGGAAGAGTATATTGCACCAGAGGTTATTAAGGGACATAGTCATTCCTCGGCTGTGGATTGGTGGACGCTGGGTATTTTGGTTTATGAGATGATTGTAAGTTCAATTTGCCTTCAttatctcctccttccttccgtcCACCCTTCTATATCCCTCATACTTCTCCATGACCATTATCTTTttgagatgaggatgtgaATGGCATATAGCTTACTTTGTATTAGTTTGCGACGACACCATTCAAGGGTCCAAATAGGAACGCGACATTCGCGAATGtcatgaagaatgaagTCCTCTTCCCTGAATCAGTACCCGTTTCAAGGTACGTTCTCTGCCTTCCTTTTTGAATTTGGCTTTTATTGACTGtcaacatcttcttgtCCACCTTTGCGACCTGACCTAACCCTCGAACAAAATAGCAATTGCAAATCATGTATTCGCAAGCTTTTGATCAAAGATGAGAACAAGCGTCTTGGTTCTGCGTCTGGTGCGAGCGAAGTGAAGCAGCACAAGTGGTTTGCATCGGTGAACTGGGGTTTGTTGAGGAATATGACACCGCCTGTAAGTGATTCCTGCGCATCCACTCATTTCTGTCAAAGAGAATACTTAATGATCGGGTGATTTTCCCATTACAGATTATCCCCGAGGAATCAAATGGAATTGATACAATAAATTTCCGACCTTTAAGAGAAAGCAAGAGCATAGATTTCGATCGAGACGATATTGTACGTCTTGCTTGACCTTCCAAACCTCGATACCTGAGGAGAAACAAACTGACACTTGAGGCAAACTTAGACTACCGACATCATCCACGCCAAAGCAGGTTCTCCTTCCGTCTCTGGGAACTCTACTCCAGGTATGCTCACCCCTAAGGAGCTCGTCCAAACAacgtcatcatcgtcaccCATCGGTGGTGGAGCTGGCGGTACATCTGGCCACTCTTCGTCAGCGATGCCAATACCAGGCTCGATGCGGGGATATgataaggagaagaacCCGTTTGGGGAGTTTAGCAGTGTGACAAGAGATTTTGGGGAGTGCTAAAACAATCATTGAAGCAAAGCAGGAGAAAGGGAATGAGGGAATTTTTCACGAGCTTTTTCTTGTTTTTGGGAGTTCATTTTAATTCAAAAACTCATACGCTGTAACGTTTAACGtttgcctcctcttcttgtcctcaAATTCTATATCTTTCA is a window from the Cryptococcus neoformans var. neoformans JEC21 chromosome 2 sequence genome containing:
- a CDS encoding iron-sulfur cluster assembly-related protein, putative — translated: MMRNTILRSTAAMASTSFARPAVRARPVLAAARTMGAGAGVSKRGYHAKVIDHYENPRNVGNLPKGDFDVGTGLVGAPACGDVMKLQIRVGEDGVISEVKFKTFGCGSAIASSSYMTERVKGMTLDQAGAVKNTEIAKELCLPPVKLHCSLLAEDAIKSAIKDYQTKRAQRLASANATLASSSSQPQQAAA
- a CDS encoding serine/threonine-protein kinase nrc-2, putative, which encodes MSSLASAPPTASIPASDSYNSPVQSSGPGLSNGNSTPSKWKSVFKLGRTATIGRGKENRSALGGESFVLDNKEQQSFAGEVSPAVPTEPYLPPRKTQLRAHTDPYPPKSPSVKNNPGSVSVEHFDSKVLHEEGMPKTREEGSSESFNVHLNSSNGNLQTTSTSGEQSRPYSSVTDSASASTTERTSHSSGGHFLPGDGSLHGVASSNTYGTASTRSPTGGPLGIGNLKSRFFSAPLSAPAGKNKHDKSKSEKYRGLGKVATDFPQSTAPPSSAGGASSSGGGRKKSDGSSSLSSRGAASPRTPAKSKREPSANSSRRMPFGQTNDNGSNSGSVAARFLRRVVSAPNTKALFSNNLFSNAPDVPPLPAPKNQPNSSTSSKEKSSSPVVIVGNSGGHIDLTSSPDSDHPPSISPLSNSSTMYTSQTSHTPSASASATPTPSPLKQKNHFLSPTASPSPGQGSGLSAKGTRASRSLTTGTAPVLKNIRQLQGYSGSSPGGGGYMDGESRHKQVFKRTYSSNSIKTKQVEVTASSFQKIKLLGKGDVGKVYLVREKKTDKLFAMKVLSKKEMIKRNKIKRALAEQEILATANHPFIVTLFHSFQSQDYLFFVLDYCMGGEFFRALQTRPGKCLSEEHAKFYAAEVTAALEYLHLNGYIYRDLKPENILLHQSGHIMLSDFDLSKQSGEAGGAPAAIRHGGPNGQTILVDTRSCIADFRTNSFVGTEEYIAPEVIKGHSHSSAVDWWTLGILVYEMIFATTPFKGPNRNATFANVMKNEVLFPESVPVSSNCKSCIRKLLIKDENKRLGSASGASEVKQHKWFASVNWGLLRNMTPPIIPEESNGIDTINFRPLRESKSIDFDRDDITTDIIHAKAGSPSVSGNSTPGMLTPKELVQTTSSSSPIGGGAGGTSGHSSSAMPIPGSMRGYDKEKNPFGEFSSVTRDFGEC